A part of Chroicocephalus ridibundus chromosome 5, bChrRid1.1, whole genome shotgun sequence genomic DNA contains:
- the PPEF2 gene encoding serine/threonine-protein phosphatase with EF-hands 2, with the protein MGSGSSVNANYKYSLQKSENGLGNERCQGICSSAGWFSFRPLAFKAAVLIQQWYRRYVARLEMRRRCTWRIFQSIEYACEQDQIKLHNFFSYLMDHFTPSSSKERDFISRMFISGESFKEAELEKYCDYESMEVPDTYTGPRLSFPLLPDHATALLEAFKQKQQLHARYVLNLLHETRKHLKQLPNISHVSTCYSEEVTVCGDLHGQLDDLFLIFYKNGLPSPSKSYVFNGDFVDRGKQSLEILIILFTFLLIYPKEVHLNRGNHEDHMVNLRYGFTKEVMQKYKVHGKKILKMIQNVFCWLPLATLIDQKVLVIHGGISDTTDLDMLEKIQRNKFISVLRGKKRKESNRNVEIQEINGESKVEADPAGNEAALSLCPQPRPTEAPSMANKLEFSRWVRQTVQEQIEWCRRLVDISESEEEELTYSSVVSLTDLDGPCWTRQEEWKQILDVLWSDPMPQEGCRVNTVRGGGCYFGPDVTGKILEKYNLQFLIRSHECKQEGYEFCHNRKVLTIFSASNYYEIGSNRGAYVKLGPDLVPHFVQYQANKTAHNLTMTQRISRVEESAFRALREKLFAHTSALISAFKAYDKDNTGRITLSNWATAVESVLHLGLPWRMLRPQLVRSTADGMLEYKSWLDDLAMEQRSQEHIQSSLLEVIYRNRSNLETIFRIIDRDHSGLISFEEFHQTWKLFSSHMNIELTDDGINDLVRSIDFNKDGNIDFNEFLEAFRLVKQSQ; encoded by the exons ATGGGATCTGGTAGTTCTGTGAATGCCAACTACAAGTACTCCCTGCAGAAGTCTGAAAATG GGTTGGGTAACGAGCGGTGTCAGGGTATCTGCAGCTCAGCAGGCTGGTTCTCTTTTCGTCCTCTAGCTTTCAAGGCAGCCGTTTTGATCCAACAGTGGTATCGGCGCTACGTTGCTCGGCTGGAAATGCGCCGACGTTGCACCTGGAGAATTTTTCAATCCATTGAGTATGCCTGCGAGCAGGATCAGATCAAG CTTCACAACTTCTTCAGTTACCTCATGGACCACTTCACGCCCAGCAGCAGTAAAGAGA GGGATTTTATCAGTCGCATGTTCATAAGTGGGGAAAGCTTTaaagaggcagagctggaaaaataCTGTGACTATGAATCTATGGAGGTGCCAGACACGTACACTGGACCCCGTCTCTCTTTCCCACTCCTTCCTGACCATGCGACCGCCTTGCTGGAAGCTTTCAAACAGAAACAA CAGCTCCACGCTCGCTATGTCTTAAACCTTCTTCACGAGACCAGGAAGCACCTCAAGCAGTTGCCAAACATCAGTCATGTCTCCACCTGCTATAGTGAGGAGGTCACTGTGTGCG GAGACTTGCACGGCCAGCTGGATGACTTGTTCCTCATATTTTATAAG AATggccttccttccccttccaagTCCTACGTGTTCAACGGGGACTTTGTAGACAGAGGCAAACAGTCCCTCGAGATCCTCATCATCCTCTTTACCTTCCTCTTGATCTATCCAAAGGAGGTTCATCTCAACCGCGGGAACCATGAGGACCACATGGTCAACTTACG CTACGGTTTCACCAAGGAAGTAATGCAAAAATACAAG GTGCATGGGAAGAAAATCTTGAAGATGATTCAGAATGTTTTCTGCTGGCTCCCCCTGGCCACCCTGATTGATCAGAAAGTCCTCGTTATACATGGGGGCATCTCTGACACCACTGACCTGGACATGCTTGAGAAAATTCAAAGGAACAAA tttatatCTGtattaagagggaaaaaaagaaaggagtcgAATAGAAATgtggaaatacaggaaataaatggGGAGAGCAAAGTAGAAGCTGACCCAGCAGGGAACGAGGCAGCCCTCAGTTTATGTCCGCAGCCCCGGCCGACCGAGGCTCCCAGCATGGCCAACAAACTGGAGTTCTCCAGGTGGGTCCGGCAGACGGTGCAGGAGCAAATCGAGTGGTGCCGACGGCTGGTGGACATCAGTGAgtcggaggaggaggagctcaCCTATTCCAGCGTAGTCTCCTTGACGGATTTGGATGGGCCGTGCTGGACTCGCCAGGAGGAGTGGAAGCAG ATTTTAGACGTTCTCTGGAGTGACCCCATGCCTCAAGAGGGCTGCAGAGTAAATACGGTGCGAGGTGGTGGCTGCTactttgggcctgacgtgacagGGAAGATCCTTGAGAAGTACAACTTGCAGTTCCTCATCCGCTCCCACGAGTGCAAGCAAGAGGGCTACGAGTTCTGCCACAACCGGAAG GTGCTGACCATATTTTCAGCCTCAAACTACTATGAGATTGGCAGCAACAGAGGAGCCTACGTGAAGCTGGGACCGGACCTTGTCCCCCATTTTGTTCAGTACCAAGCGAACAAGACAGCCCATAATCTCACAATGACCCAAAG AATCAGCAGAGTAGAGGAGTCAGCCTTTCGAGCCTTGCGGGAAAAGCTCTTTGCTCACACCTCAGCCCTCATCAGCGCGTTCAAGGCCTACGATAAGGACAATACAG GAAGGATCACGCTGAGCAACTGGGCAACGGCAGTGGAGTCAGTCTTGCACCTAGGATTGCCCTGGCGAATGCTGAGGCCGCAGCTGGTGCGCAGTACGGCAGACGGCATGCTGGAGTACAAGTCCTGGCTGGATGACTTGGCCATGGAGCAGAGGAGCCAAGAG CACATCCAGTCAAGCTTGCTGGAAGTGATTTATCGAAACAGATCCAACTTGGAGACGATATTCAGGATCATAGACAGAGATCATTCAG GTCTCATCTCATTTGAGGAGTTCCACCAAACCTGGAAGTTGTTCAGCTCCCACATGAACATTGAACTCACAGATGATGGCATCAATGACTTAGTTCGCAGCATTGATTTCAACAAGGATGGAAACATCGACTTCAACGAGTTCCTAGAAGCCTTCCGCCTTGTCAAACAGTCACAGTAG